The Puntigrus tetrazona isolate hp1 chromosome 4, ASM1883169v1, whole genome shotgun sequence genome includes a window with the following:
- the prickle1b gene encoding prickle-like protein 1b isoform X1, producing the protein MHYTQWPHLMSLEATSGIWPITRAPDMDSRGAKVAIGFQRSSTSDDDSGCALEEYTWVPPGLRPEQVQIYFSCLPEEKVPYVNSPGEKHRIRQLLYQLPPHDNEIRYCQSLSEEERRELHMFSIQRKKEALGRGTPKLPPRALQHVCEHCKENIKGGEMAVFASRAGPGPCWHPACFTCSTCEELLVDLIYFYHNGKIYCGRHHAELLKPRCSACDEIIFADECTEAEGRHWHMKHFSCFECETILGGQRYIMKDGRPFCCGCFESLYAEYCEACGENIGVDHAQMTYEGVHWHATDKCFCCAQCKTSLLGCPFLPKEGRIYCSKDCSLGEDVHASDSSDSAFQSARSRESRRSIRMGKSSRPTEQCQQTKLYSATDCRTPSLCGDNSDNTETVCHQLERINFAQDNYWRERDEHDGPEDCVEDWAEHEDYMTQLLLKFGDRGVIHTEDIRPTEPWMMKDSESNRTKPEMKISSHNLASKKHHTEMFWAQSQDGLGDSAYGSHPGPASARKIQELEMDQGAVPGFWSEPRQWYEDSLECITSEFQKAELNIRDSMDSLALSNITGASVDGDSKERQTIYSLQNMKDQERELDDCDNISNMGTLNSSMLHRSANSLRSLTSELDREETLRQGERDDEEEEDRIPSYFGEEPPSPLHLPVLRRTKSQSQPQSRPQQVKFSDDVMDKGCYGGLGLRQPPMSERTRRRTYHMEEEAQRRPANRHHKRRQGRKTRSENALHLPSKNRGKLHVVPQIISSSIPEPRNGILLNHSAHSQHSYRQTPSDFAQQGMVRMDHFQNFCDDDDDDDDDWCSTCSSSSSESEEEGFFLGQPIPKPRSQSFHYYTDDYPTRVTALTPPFGSRTKLKKKGHKGKNCIIS; encoded by the exons GTTCAGATCTACTTTTCGTGCCTGCCAGAGGAGAAGGTGCCATATGTCAACAGCCCAGGAGAGAAACACAGGATCAGACAACTTCTCTATCAGCTGCCACCACATGACAATGAG ATCCGATACTGCCAGTCCCTCAGTGAAGAGGAGAGACGGGAACTCCACATGTTCAGCATTCAGAGGAAGAAAGAGGCACTTGGGAGGGGAACACCAAAACTGCCTCCCAGAGCCCTCCAGCACGTTTGCGAGCAT tgtAAAGAGAACATTAAGGGTGGAGAGATGGCGGTGTTTGCTTCACGAGCGGGACCCGGACCTTGCTGGCACCCAGCGTGCTTCACTTGTTCCACCTGTGAAGAACTTCTGGTAGATCTCATCTATTTCTACCACAATGGCAAAATTTACTGCGGTAGACATCATGCAGAGCTTCTGAAGCCACGTTGTTCAGCTTGTGATGAG ATAATCTTTGCTGATGAGTGCACTGAAGCTGAAGGTCGTCACTGGCACATGAAACACTTCTCTTGCTTCGAGTGCGAGACTATTCTAGGAGGACAGAGGTACATCATGAAGGATGGCCGTCCCTTCTGCTGTGGATGTTTTGAGTCACTATATGCAGAGTACTGTGAGGCCTGTGGGGAGAATATTG GAGTCGACCATGCTCAAATGACGTATGAGGGTGTACACTGGCATGCTACTGACAAATGCTTCTGTTGTGCCCAATGCAAAACATCCCTGCTGGGCTGCCCGTTCCTTCCAAAAGAGGGCCGGATCTACTGCTCTAAGGACTGTAGCCTAGGTGAGGACGTCCATGCTTCTGACTCTTCAGACTCAGCTTTTCAGTCCGCCAGATCACGGGAATCTCGACGTAGCATACGAATGGGAAAGAGTAGTCGGCCTACAGAGCAGTGCCAGCAAACAAAACTCTATTCAGCAACAGATTGCAGGACCCCCAGTCTCTGTGGTGACAACAGTGACAACACGGAGACTGTGTGTCATCAACTGGAGAGAATCAACTTTGCACAGGACAACTACTGGAGAGAGCGTGATGAGCATGACGGCCCTGAGGACTGTGTGGAAGATTGGGCTGAGCATGAAGACTACATGACTCAGCTGCTACTGAAATTTGGAGACCGTGGTGTCATTCACACGGAGGATATCAGGCCAACTGAGCCATGGATGATGAAAGACTCAGAGAGCAACAGGACCAAACCAGAAATGAAGATCAGCAGCCATAATTTGGCAAGTAAGAAACACCACACAGAAATGTTTTGGGCCCAATCTCAGGATGGACTTGGAGACTCTGCCTATGGTAGTCACCCTGGTCCAGCTAGTGCTAGAAAGATTCAAGAGCTGGAGATGGATCAGGGAGCAGTACCTGGATTCTGGTCTGAGCCCAGGCAATGGTATGAGGACTCACTGGAGTGCATTACAAGTGAATTCCAGAAGGCAGAGCTCAACATCAGAGATTCTATGGATTCTCTAGCCCTCTCAAATATTACAG GAGCTTCAGTGGATGGAGACAGCAAAGAGAGACAGACCATCTACTCCCTCCAAAACATGAAAGACCAAGAGAGAGAGTTGGATGATTGTGATAACATTAGTAACATGGGCACACTAAACTCCTCAATGCTCCACAGAAGTGCCAATTCCCTAAGGAGTTTAACCTCTGAGCTGGACCGAGAAGAGACACTGAGGCAAGGAGAGAGGGATGATGAGGAAGAAGAGGACAGAATTCCATCCTATTTTGGAGAGGAACCACCCTCTCCACTGCATCTTCCAGTGTTGAGGAGGACCAAGTCTCAATCTCAGCCCCAATCCAGACCTCAGCAAGTGAAGTTCTCTGATGACGTTATGGATAAAGGATGTTATGGTGGACTAGGCTTGCGGCAACCACCGATGAGCGAGAGGACCCGCAGACGGACTTATCACATGGAGGAGGAGGCACAGAGGCGTCCTGCTAACAGACATCACAAACGCAGACAGGGCCGGAAAACACGTTCAGAAAATGCCTTGCACCTGCCTTCCAAAAATCGGGGAAAATTGCATGTTGTGCCTCAGATAATCAGCTCAAGCATACCAGAACCCAGGAATGGTATTCTTTTAAATCACTCGGCACACAGTCAGCATTCTTATCGTCAAACCCCATCAGACTTTGCTCAGCAGGGCATGGTCCGAATGGACCATTTCCAAAACTTTTGTGACgatgacgacgacgacgacgatgatTGGTGTTCGACAtgctcctcttcatcttcagagTCAGAAGAGGAGGGATTCTTTCTTGGTCAGCCAATCCCTAAACCCAGATCTCAAAGTTTTCATTATTACACAGACGACTATCCAACCCGCGTCACTGCTTTAACACCTCCTTTCGGTTCACGGACCAAACTCAAAAAGAAAGGTCATAAGGGCAAGAACTGCATAATTTCTTAG
- the prickle1b gene encoding prickle-like protein 1b isoform X2 — MSLEATSGIWPITRAPDMDSRGAKVAIGFQRSSTSDDDSGCALEEYTWVPPGLRPEQVQIYFSCLPEEKVPYVNSPGEKHRIRQLLYQLPPHDNEIRYCQSLSEEERRELHMFSIQRKKEALGRGTPKLPPRALQHVCEHCKENIKGGEMAVFASRAGPGPCWHPACFTCSTCEELLVDLIYFYHNGKIYCGRHHAELLKPRCSACDEIIFADECTEAEGRHWHMKHFSCFECETILGGQRYIMKDGRPFCCGCFESLYAEYCEACGENIGVDHAQMTYEGVHWHATDKCFCCAQCKTSLLGCPFLPKEGRIYCSKDCSLGEDVHASDSSDSAFQSARSRESRRSIRMGKSSRPTEQCQQTKLYSATDCRTPSLCGDNSDNTETVCHQLERINFAQDNYWRERDEHDGPEDCVEDWAEHEDYMTQLLLKFGDRGVIHTEDIRPTEPWMMKDSESNRTKPEMKISSHNLASKKHHTEMFWAQSQDGLGDSAYGSHPGPASARKIQELEMDQGAVPGFWSEPRQWYEDSLECITSEFQKAELNIRDSMDSLALSNITGASVDGDSKERQTIYSLQNMKDQERELDDCDNISNMGTLNSSMLHRSANSLRSLTSELDREETLRQGERDDEEEEDRIPSYFGEEPPSPLHLPVLRRTKSQSQPQSRPQQVKFSDDVMDKGCYGGLGLRQPPMSERTRRRTYHMEEEAQRRPANRHHKRRQGRKTRSENALHLPSKNRGKLHVVPQIISSSIPEPRNGILLNHSAHSQHSYRQTPSDFAQQGMVRMDHFQNFCDDDDDDDDDWCSTCSSSSSESEEEGFFLGQPIPKPRSQSFHYYTDDYPTRVTALTPPFGSRTKLKKKGHKGKNCIIS; from the exons GTTCAGATCTACTTTTCGTGCCTGCCAGAGGAGAAGGTGCCATATGTCAACAGCCCAGGAGAGAAACACAGGATCAGACAACTTCTCTATCAGCTGCCACCACATGACAATGAG ATCCGATACTGCCAGTCCCTCAGTGAAGAGGAGAGACGGGAACTCCACATGTTCAGCATTCAGAGGAAGAAAGAGGCACTTGGGAGGGGAACACCAAAACTGCCTCCCAGAGCCCTCCAGCACGTTTGCGAGCAT tgtAAAGAGAACATTAAGGGTGGAGAGATGGCGGTGTTTGCTTCACGAGCGGGACCCGGACCTTGCTGGCACCCAGCGTGCTTCACTTGTTCCACCTGTGAAGAACTTCTGGTAGATCTCATCTATTTCTACCACAATGGCAAAATTTACTGCGGTAGACATCATGCAGAGCTTCTGAAGCCACGTTGTTCAGCTTGTGATGAG ATAATCTTTGCTGATGAGTGCACTGAAGCTGAAGGTCGTCACTGGCACATGAAACACTTCTCTTGCTTCGAGTGCGAGACTATTCTAGGAGGACAGAGGTACATCATGAAGGATGGCCGTCCCTTCTGCTGTGGATGTTTTGAGTCACTATATGCAGAGTACTGTGAGGCCTGTGGGGAGAATATTG GAGTCGACCATGCTCAAATGACGTATGAGGGTGTACACTGGCATGCTACTGACAAATGCTTCTGTTGTGCCCAATGCAAAACATCCCTGCTGGGCTGCCCGTTCCTTCCAAAAGAGGGCCGGATCTACTGCTCTAAGGACTGTAGCCTAGGTGAGGACGTCCATGCTTCTGACTCTTCAGACTCAGCTTTTCAGTCCGCCAGATCACGGGAATCTCGACGTAGCATACGAATGGGAAAGAGTAGTCGGCCTACAGAGCAGTGCCAGCAAACAAAACTCTATTCAGCAACAGATTGCAGGACCCCCAGTCTCTGTGGTGACAACAGTGACAACACGGAGACTGTGTGTCATCAACTGGAGAGAATCAACTTTGCACAGGACAACTACTGGAGAGAGCGTGATGAGCATGACGGCCCTGAGGACTGTGTGGAAGATTGGGCTGAGCATGAAGACTACATGACTCAGCTGCTACTGAAATTTGGAGACCGTGGTGTCATTCACACGGAGGATATCAGGCCAACTGAGCCATGGATGATGAAAGACTCAGAGAGCAACAGGACCAAACCAGAAATGAAGATCAGCAGCCATAATTTGGCAAGTAAGAAACACCACACAGAAATGTTTTGGGCCCAATCTCAGGATGGACTTGGAGACTCTGCCTATGGTAGTCACCCTGGTCCAGCTAGTGCTAGAAAGATTCAAGAGCTGGAGATGGATCAGGGAGCAGTACCTGGATTCTGGTCTGAGCCCAGGCAATGGTATGAGGACTCACTGGAGTGCATTACAAGTGAATTCCAGAAGGCAGAGCTCAACATCAGAGATTCTATGGATTCTCTAGCCCTCTCAAATATTACAG GAGCTTCAGTGGATGGAGACAGCAAAGAGAGACAGACCATCTACTCCCTCCAAAACATGAAAGACCAAGAGAGAGAGTTGGATGATTGTGATAACATTAGTAACATGGGCACACTAAACTCCTCAATGCTCCACAGAAGTGCCAATTCCCTAAGGAGTTTAACCTCTGAGCTGGACCGAGAAGAGACACTGAGGCAAGGAGAGAGGGATGATGAGGAAGAAGAGGACAGAATTCCATCCTATTTTGGAGAGGAACCACCCTCTCCACTGCATCTTCCAGTGTTGAGGAGGACCAAGTCTCAATCTCAGCCCCAATCCAGACCTCAGCAAGTGAAGTTCTCTGATGACGTTATGGATAAAGGATGTTATGGTGGACTAGGCTTGCGGCAACCACCGATGAGCGAGAGGACCCGCAGACGGACTTATCACATGGAGGAGGAGGCACAGAGGCGTCCTGCTAACAGACATCACAAACGCAGACAGGGCCGGAAAACACGTTCAGAAAATGCCTTGCACCTGCCTTCCAAAAATCGGGGAAAATTGCATGTTGTGCCTCAGATAATCAGCTCAAGCATACCAGAACCCAGGAATGGTATTCTTTTAAATCACTCGGCACACAGTCAGCATTCTTATCGTCAAACCCCATCAGACTTTGCTCAGCAGGGCATGGTCCGAATGGACCATTTCCAAAACTTTTGTGACgatgacgacgacgacgacgatgatTGGTGTTCGACAtgctcctcttcatcttcagagTCAGAAGAGGAGGGATTCTTTCTTGGTCAGCCAATCCCTAAACCCAGATCTCAAAGTTTTCATTATTACACAGACGACTATCCAACCCGCGTCACTGCTTTAACACCTCCTTTCGGTTCACGGACCAAACTCAAAAAGAAAGGTCATAAGGGCAAGAACTGCATAATTTCTTAG